The Stackebrandtia nassauensis DSM 44728 genome includes the window CCGGCCCCGGCTGGCCACGGCGCGGATGCTCGCCGACGCCCTGGGTCTCGACGGCCCGGACCGCGACGGGTTTCTGGCGGCGGCGCACGGGAACCAGCCCGCCGAGCCGACACCGGACTCCACACAGGAACCGGTCCCGGCGCAGCTGCCCACCGACATCGTGGACTTCACCGGCCGCGCCGAGGAACTGGCCACACTGGACGACGCGTTGCCGGGTCTCGGTGGCGGAGCCACGGTCGTGGTACTGACCGGAACCGCGGGAGTGGGCAAGACGGCGCTGGCGGTGCGCTGGGCGCATCGGGTGGCCGGGCGTTTCGACGACGGACAGCTGTACGTGAACCTGCGCGGCTTCGGCCCCGGCCCGCCGGTGCGGACCATCGAGGTGGTCGCCGGATTCCTCGCCGCGCTCGGCGTCCCCGCGGCCCGGATCCCGTTCAAGGAGGAACAGGCCACCGCGCTGTACCGGTCACTGATGTCGGGCCGCCGGATGCTGGTGGTGCTCGACAACGCCGCCGACGCCGACCAGGTCCGTCCCCTGATGCCCAGCGGCCGCGACAGCCTCGTGCTCGTCACCAGCCGCCACCTGCTCACCGGCCTGATCGTCAGCCACGGCGCCCAGCAGCTGACCGTGGCGCCGCTGTCGGCCACCGACGCCAGCGACCTGGTCACCGCCATCGTCGGCGCCAGCCGCACTGCGGCGAAGCCGGAGGCGGTCACCGCGCTGGCCGACAGCTGCGCGCGACTGCCGCTGGCGCTGCGGATCGCCGCCGCCAACGTGCGCGCCGACCGCTACCGCGACATCGGCGACTACGTCGACGAACTGCGGCACGGCGACCGGCTCGCCTCGTTGAGTGTGGACGGCGACCCCACCGCCTCGGTGCGGGGCACCTTCGACTGGTCCTACGCGCGGCTGTCCGCACCGGTGCAGCGGTTGTTCCGGCAGCTCGGAATGGTGCCCGGCCCCGGCATCAGCGCCGAGGCGGCCGCGGCCCTGGGCGGCACCGGCTCGGCCGAGGCGAGCCGGGGGCTGCGCGCGCTGGCCGACGCGCACCTGCTCGAGGCGCTTCCCGGCCAGCGCTACACCTTCCACGACCTGTTGCGCGCCTACGCCACCGAACGCGGCCTGGCCGTCGACAGTCCCGCCGAACGCGAGGCGGCACTGCGCCGACTGCTCGACTGGTACCTGCGCAGCGCGACCGCCGCCGTGGAACTGTTGTTCCCCACGGGATTGCGGCTACCGCTGCCGGAGTCTCCCGCCGAGGTCGAAGCCGTCGCACCCACCGACCGGGCCGAGGCGCTGTCGTGGCTGACGACCGAGCGCCGCAACCTCGTGGCCGCCGTGACCCACGCCGCCGACATCGGGATGTACGAGCCCGCCTGGCGGCTCGGCGACGCTCTCAACGGCTACTTCGACCATGCCGGATACCCGGTGGACTGGCTCGCCGTCGGGCTCGCCGCCCGCACCGCGGCCGAGTCCGACGGCGACCTCGCCGCCCGGTCGGCGGCGGCGATCAACCTGGCGCACGCGTACCACAACGGCGGTGACGTCGACGCCGCCATCCCACACGGCCTGGACGCGCGATCACTGGCCGCGCGGGCCGGATGGACGGCCGGGGAGGCCAGGGCACTCAACCGGCTCGCCGTCCTGTACGCCGACGGCGGTTCACTGGATCGCGCCGCCGTACTGTTCGCCGAGGCGCTGGAACTGGACCGCCGGACCGGCGACCGGGCGGGCGAGGCGAAGCGCCTGATGAACCTCGGTCTGTGCGCCATGCTCAGCGGCCATTTGCCCGACGCGGCCGGGTATCTGCGCGAGGCCCTCGACATGCCCGGCGCCGCGACCTGGCGATACGCCACGGCCCTGCCCAACCTCGGTGTGGTGCAGCGCTTGATGGGCGACTTCGACGCGGCCGCCGACACCTTCGGTCAGGCCCTGGCCGCCAGCAACCAGGACGGAACCGACCTGCCGTTCAACCACACCGAGTACGCGGAGCTGTGCCTCGACCGGGGCCGGTTCGACGAAGCCCGCGAGCACGCCGACGCCGCCGAGACCATCGCCCGTGACTCCGGTGAACGGCGCAGCCAGGTGTGGGCGCTCAAGACCCAGGCGGTGATCGAACTGCGGCAGGGCTGCCCGGCCGAAGCCGCGGAACGCTTCGAGCGTCTGCTGGACATCATCGGTGATCAGGGGTTCTTCACGCAACGGGTCATCGCGCTGGTCGGTCTGGCCGACGCACGACGTCGCCTCGGCCGCCTCGAGGCCGCCGTCGCCCACGCCGAGGAGGCGCTGGCCCTGTCCCGGGCCAAGGGCCACCGGATCCATGAGGGTGAGGCGCTCACCGCGCTGGCCGACATCCACCTCGACCGGCACCGCGCCGCCGACCCCGCCGCGCTCGACCAGGCCCTGGCCCACGCCGAACGCGCGCTGGAACTGCAACGCCGAACCGGGCACCGGCTCGGCGAGGCCCGGACCCTGATCGTCCTGGCGCACATCACCGGCCATGCCGGACGCGACGAGGACGCGGCCCGGATCCGCGACGAGGCCGTCGCCCTGTGTGACCACATCGGACTGCCGGAGGCCGAAGCACGGCTCAGCTGAGCTGACCGTCGTAGTCGGGCAGCTGGAAGGCCCGGTCGTAGTAGCCGCCCTTGAAGTCGGTGTCCCGGTTGCCGATGTTGGCCGTGATCTCGTGACCGGCCTCGGTGAACTCCTTGCGGCAGCGGGCCTTGCCCTTGGACTTCGACTCCTCGAACTCGCGCAGGCAGATGTCGTCGGGGGAGTACCCGGCGGCGCGCAGTTCCGCCAGCGACTTCTCCTTGGCGTGTTCCTTGCGGGCGGTGACGATGAGGACGGTCATGCCCAGCTTGCGGGCGTACTTCTCCGCCTTGAGGACCGGCGGGTTGGCCTTGCCGGGGTGGTATTCGGTCTCCAGGGCGGTGTTGTCGATGTCCAGCACGATCGCGGCGTTCTCGCTGTCGTGCTCGTCGAGATAGGAGTCGATGCCCTTCAACGCGGCCTTGACGTCGTCCTGCCAGGCGTCGTAGCTGGAGCGTTCCTCATCAGGAGGGCTGACCGGCGTACAGGCGGCCGTGACCAGCAGCGCCAGCGACAGTGTCCATAGGGTGCGCTTGAGCATGGTCGTCGCTGTTTCCTCCGGCCGGACGGTCAGGTGGCCACCATGATGACACGAGGTCTCCTTAAAGCTGCCTGACAACTGCCGCTGTGTTGCCTTGTCGCGCACCCGTACCCCCGCCACGATTGAGGACCCCGGGCCGGGAACCCCCCTGACCGGCCCGGGGCAACGCGTGCCCGCGCGGAATGTGACGACAGAGGATACAGTGGATGGTTGATGCCCGTGCCCGGGTGAGATACCGCGACGTCTTCGGGGTGCCGGAGTTTCGCGCGCTGTGGTTCGCCGAACTGCTGTCCATCTGCGGCGACCAACTGGCCCGGGTGGCGCTGTCGGTCATGGTGTTCACCGCCACCGACTCGGCCGCTCTCACCGGTTTGACCTACGGCCTGACCTACGCGCCCTCCCTTGTCGGCGGAATCCTCCTCTCCGGACTGGCCGACCGCTTCCCTCGCCGCGAGGTCATGGCCGTCACCGACGTGGTGCGCGCGGGCCTGATCCTGCTGGTGGCGATACCGGGCCTGCCGTTTTGGGTGCTGTGCGTCCTGGTGGGATCGGTGTCGCTGCTGACCCCGGTGTTCAAGGCGGCGCAGATCGCGGTGCTGCCCGAGATCCTGTCCGAGGAACGATTCGCCGCCGCCATGGCGATCCGTCAGATGACGATCCAGGTGGCGCAGCTGCTGGGCTTCGCCGGGGGCGGCCTGCTGATCGCCGCCGTCAGCGGACAGACCGCGCTGGTCCTGGACGCCGCGACCTTCCTGTTCTCGGCGCTGCTGGTACGGATGGGGCTTCGCGCCCGTCCGGCCGCCGCCTCGGCGTCCACCCGGCCCAGCTGGCTGCACTCCATGCGTCAGGGCGCCCGGCTGGCCTTCACCGACCGGGGCCTGCGCACCCTGATGCTGCTGACCTGGCTGATGGCCGTGCTCACCGTCTATGAGGGACTCGCGGCCCCGTACGCCGTGGCGCTGGGCGGCGGCTCGGCCGTCACCGGGCTGCTGTTGACCGCCGATCCGCTCGGCGGGGTGATCGGCGCGTACATCTTCGGCCGCTGGGTGCCAGCGCAGCTGCGGCCCCGGCTGATCGGTCCACTGGGGATCCTTGCCGCGGCGTGTCTGCTGGGCTGTCTGCTGCAACCGGGGCTGATCGCCTCGCTGCTGCTGTTCGTCGTGTCCGGCGGGCTGGGCACCATCGTGGTCATGCAGGCGACCACCACGTTCACCGTGGCGGTACCTGATGCCAACCGTGGCCAGGTGATGGGCTTGTCCAACACCGGGTTGAGCACGGCCTCGGGACTGAGCCCGCTGCTGGCCGGGGTGCTGGCCGACGACCTCGGGGCGGTGGAGACCGTGGGCTGGTTCGGTCTCGCCAGCGTCGCCGTCGCCGTTCCGCTCGCCGTTCTGTGGCGACGCGTCATGCGCAGTGACCAGCACCGATGGGTTCCGTCGGAGTAGACCCACCTCAAGTATCGAACCCGGGCAGCGTGGCTGTCCGGGCATCCGGACTTGCGCGTTCGCCACTCTAGTGTCATACTGACGTCATGAAGAACATCTTTAAGACGCTCACCAATGTCAGGTTCCAGACCGACCGCCGCTCGCACGATGTCATCCTCGCCGCACGTCGCACCGCCTGGGAGGCGCGAGTCGACGCACAGTCAGGGAAGTGGGGTGTTCACATCGGTGAGACGCCCTACCGGACGCTCATATAAGCGGTGACGTCACAGCGCCGCCAAAGGGTGTCAGGCAGTCGGTCTGGCGCGGAGGGCGTCGGCGATACCGTGCCGCGCCAGGGCCAGTTCGTAGCGCTGCCCGGCCTGGCTGGCCAGCTCCGCCGCCTGCCGAAACTGCGCCAGCGCCGCCTCGGGGTCACCGCAGGCCAGCAGGGTCCGGCCGTACTCGCAGCGGATGCCGGTCTCCAGGACGGGCCGCGCGTCCGGCGACAGCAGTGCCAGCGCCTGCCGGTGCCGCTCAAGCGCGTCCGGCAGTTCGTTCTGCTCCCGCAGGATGGCACCCAGTCGGTTCAGGGCCTGGACCAGTACCTCGACGGCGTCGTGGCGTCGTCCGTAGTCGACGGCCTCCTCCTCGACGCGGCGGGCGTCGGCCAGTCGTCCCTCGGAGAGATACGCCATCGCCAGATTGTCGAGGGTCTGGGCCAGCAGTAGCGGCCGGTCGAGCTCCCGGAACCGTTCCATCGCCGATTCCGCCAGTTCCCTTCCCCGGGACGGGTTTCCCAACCGCACATGGACTTCGCAGGCGTTGGACTCGGCGATGGCCAGCGACACGGTGTCGCCGGCCGTCGCCGCCAGCTCCGCCGCCCGTTCCAGGTGCGACAGTGACCGCTGGTAGTTGCCGAGTTCCTTGTGGACGACACCGAGATTGCCGTGAACCGAGGCCGCGCCGGACACGTTGCCGATACTGTCGTGAATCTCCAGGGCCTCGGTATAGCAGTCCACCGCCGGTGCGAACCGGGCCGCCGTCAGATGCGCGTTGCCCAGCAGATTGAGCCATACCGCCTGCCGCTGGGTGTCGCCTTTGGAGCGGGAGGCCCGCACCGCCAGCGACGCGACCGCGGGCTGTTCGGTCGAGGGGGAATGGTCGCGCAGGTAGGGCAGCACACAGGCCGCCAGATCGAGGACGAGACCGGGCGCGTCGGCCACCGATGTGGACAGAAGACTCAGCAGCGCCGTTTCCTCGGCGGCGAACCAGGACAGCGCCGCCGCGTGCCCGTCCAGGAGCGGTGGCGTGATGCCCGGCGGCGGTGGCGGCAGGTCCGGCAACCGCGCGATGTCGGGATCCAACACCTTGATGGCGGCGTGAGCGTGATGCAGGTAGTGGTCGCGCAACCGGCCGACCGGAGCGAGGACGTCGCGTTCGTCGCGGGCCAGCGCCTCGGCGGCGAACCGGCGGATGAGGTCGTGCATCCGGTAGCGGCCACCGGGTTCGGCGTCGACCAGGCTGACGTCCACCAGGGCGTCCAGGTCGGTGAGCAATGCGTCGACCGGCGCACCCGCCAGCGCGGCGGCGGTGGCCGCGTC containing:
- a CDS encoding HAD family acid phosphatase, which gives rise to MLKRTLWTLSLALLVTAACTPVSPPDEERSSYDAWQDDVKAALKGIDSYLDEHDSENAAIVLDIDNTALETEYHPGKANPPVLKAEKYARKLGMTVLIVTARKEHAKEKSLAELRAAGYSPDDICLREFEESKSKGKARCRKEFTEAGHEITANIGNRDTDFKGGYYDRAFQLPDYDGQLS
- a CDS encoding MFS transporter, giving the protein MVDARARVRYRDVFGVPEFRALWFAELLSICGDQLARVALSVMVFTATDSAALTGLTYGLTYAPSLVGGILLSGLADRFPRREVMAVTDVVRAGLILLVAIPGLPFWVLCVLVGSVSLLTPVFKAAQIAVLPEILSEERFAAAMAIRQMTIQVAQLLGFAGGGLLIAAVSGQTALVLDAATFLFSALLVRMGLRARPAAASASTRPSWLHSMRQGARLAFTDRGLRTLMLLTWLMAVLTVYEGLAAPYAVALGGGSAVTGLLLTADPLGGVIGAYIFGRWVPAQLRPRLIGPLGILAAACLLGCLLQPGLIASLLLFVVSGGLGTIVVMQATTTFTVAVPDANRGQVMGLSNTGLSTASGLSPLLAGVLADDLGAVETVGWFGLASVAVAVPLAVLWRRVMRSDQHRWVPSE
- a CDS encoding ATP-binding protein, whose protein sequence is MESEESKRDGEDFGVLLRTYRVRRTWTQSELAGHAKVSVRTISGLELGRARPRLATARMLADALGLDGPDRDGFLAAAHGNQPAEPTPDSTQEPVPAQLPTDIVDFTGRAEELATLDDALPGLGGGATVVVLTGTAGVGKTALAVRWAHRVAGRFDDGQLYVNLRGFGPGPPVRTIEVVAGFLAALGVPAARIPFKEEQATALYRSLMSGRRMLVVLDNAADADQVRPLMPSGRDSLVLVTSRHLLTGLIVSHGAQQLTVAPLSATDASDLVTAIVGASRTAAKPEAVTALADSCARLPLALRIAAANVRADRYRDIGDYVDELRHGDRLASLSVDGDPTASVRGTFDWSYARLSAPVQRLFRQLGMVPGPGISAEAAAALGGTGSAEASRGLRALADAHLLEALPGQRYTFHDLLRAYATERGLAVDSPAEREAALRRLLDWYLRSATAAVELLFPTGLRLPLPESPAEVEAVAPTDRAEALSWLTTERRNLVAAVTHAADIGMYEPAWRLGDALNGYFDHAGYPVDWLAVGLAARTAAESDGDLAARSAAAINLAHAYHNGGDVDAAIPHGLDARSLAARAGWTAGEARALNRLAVLYADGGSLDRAAVLFAEALELDRRTGDRAGEAKRLMNLGLCAMLSGHLPDAAGYLREALDMPGAATWRYATALPNLGVVQRLMGDFDAAADTFGQALAASNQDGTDLPFNHTEYAELCLDRGRFDEAREHADAAETIARDSGERRSQVWALKTQAVIELRQGCPAEAAERFERLLDIIGDQGFFTQRVIALVGLADARRRLGRLEAAVAHAEEALALSRAKGHRIHEGEALTALADIHLDRHRAADPAALDQALAHAERALELQRRTGHRLGEARTLIVLAHITGHAGRDEDAARIRDEAVALCDHIGLPEAEARLS